ACTTAAAAGGGAGTTTGGTGGAAATGTGTCAACGTCCTACAGAAAGTCAGTTAGAGGAGTTGAGGCTGATGCAACCACTGGGGTGGAACATTTAAATGCCAAGAGCAGCCTCTCAAGGTTTTACATCAATCGGGTATTAAATGTATGATTATATCTTACTCGTGAGAGGCAGAAAATCAAACATGACCTAGAaagttattttgaaataccTTTTACATAATGTATTATAAACCGATGAACAACTTTTGTCATACACAGCATCATGAGTAAGAGGAAGGTGCAAGATGCTCATCTTCCAGTGGGAGAGTGCATGACACAGGTTGGTATCATCCAGTATTTAtcctctttttaaatatattcccACACCCAAGTGTTACTACGCAGTCAAAAAAGAATGATCTGCCACTGTAATGACTTAAGATCGCTTCATTTACAGGTTCAGAAGATTTTAAGGGAGAGGCTCTGCCATCAGCGGCTCCCTGATAAGCCAGAGGGAATAGAAGCTCAACACAGGTTGGTttatttatgtctgaaaactATAATGTTGCTTAAAAGCTTCTAATTCCTTTAAATCCTCACAAGCAAGAAACTGGATTCTTGACTTTTTGGCGTCTTTGCTAAAAATGATAATATGTTGATTATTAAATCAGTTGCAGATAAACGTTTTGGTCATTCACAGGTTTTTGAATGGTTTGGAAATTACAAACGTTAAGGAGAAAGGGATGTGGTGTCGTTAAGAGGTTGAGAAGTTTCATCACAGAATCAAACCTCTTGAAATCATAAATAGAAACTGTAGTAGAAGTGTCATCTATCTGAAAAAAGACAATGTGGAGCTCAGTGTGAGGCTCAGTGACCCAGTTCAGTCCTACCTGGCTGACAGCACTGTCCCAGTTTGCTAGTTGGAAAAGCTCCCAGCCGACTTCATCACAACAGGAGCATCCGAGGTGTTGCTCAGGGAGTGAAATCCACCTCCAACACTGAGGATTTAATAGTTAGTGCATTAAATAAAGCAGCCGGTTTAATTACTccttgaaaaaaagagaaactaatTCATATATTGCTACTAGAGGAGCATTATGGGTATTGTAGTCAAAAAACATGCCTTTTCAGACACCTACTGGAGCTGCTGAAGCGCACGGCCATCCACGGGGAGAGTAACTCGGTGCTAATCGTCGGTCCCAGAGGAGCAGGAAAAACAATGGTGAGCCCCGGCAGACGGTTTGAAATGGGCTTCTGGGTAAAAATTGCTGGAGAAGATGATGAATTGTGTTGAAGTGTGCTCAAATCCCAAGAGAGCTGTTATGTCTGATGGcctccctgtttgtgtttgggtgtctgcagctgctcagGTGTGTGTTGAGAGATCTGCTGGAGGACAAAGAAGCACAGAAGAGCCTGCTACAGGTTCATCTCAACGGTACAGGCTCTGCCTCCTCACCAGACCTCATTCTATTTATTCACAATTTGAGCAGTCTAAAATTTGGCCGTGCATACGATGTGATCTTTTTCCTGTTCTCTGTAGGTCTCCTGCAGACTGATGACAGAATAGCACTGAAAGAAATAACACGACAGCTCCACCTAGAAAACGTCGTGGGAGACAAAGTGTTTGTAAGTAAGacagaaaaggtttttttttctcattcatattaacaataaaaatgCTATAACAACATGTCATTGCTTCTTTTCAGGGGAGTTTTGCAGAAAATCTGGGTTTCCTGCTGGAGGCACTAAAGAAAGGTGCTGTTTTAATCTAAAttacagacatttaaaatatgttttattgtttgagcACATGACACAAGGTTGATTTTTCTGGTCCCGTCCAGGTGATCGCAGCAGCAGCCGCCCCGTGCTCTTCATCCTGGATGAGTTCGACTTGTTCGCCCACCACAAGAACCAGACTCTCCTCTACAACCTGTTTGACGTTTCACAGTCCGCCCAGGCGCCCATCTCCGTGGTCGGCATCACCTGCAGACTGGTGGGCCTCAGAATATTCTCTCATTTCTCACAgactaaataaagaaatatctcCACGGTCCCTCGAGTAAATCCTGGATCGGTTGGTTTTACTTTCAGGATgttctggagctgctggagaagcGGGTGAAGTCGCGCTTTTCCCACCGTCAGATCCACCTCCTGAGCAGCGCCACGTTCGCACGGTACGTGGAGCGGGTCCAGACGCAGCTCAGCGTGCCGGATGATTTCCCCGACACAAAGTTCGCTCAGGAGTGGAACGATGGTATCAAGGTAAAACAAGGAACTCACAGATGGAGGAAGGGTTTAGCTTTGAGTTTTAAAACATCACATCCTCCTCTTACCAATGAAGATAATTGTATCAAAGGTTTATATGCTGCGACCTGAAGCATCAGCTGCTCAACATGCTCCACGTTTTCGTTTCTGCAGATTTTGTGTGAGGACAAATCAGTCGAGGAGGTTTTACAGAGACACTACAACTCCAGCAGAGACTTCCGTTCAATGCACATGCTGCTGGTGAGAGTAACACACATGTTGTAAATAGAATCTGACATTTGCAAGCAGTTTAACACTTCCTGCTCTTTAACATATATTCACATGAAACATCCGTATTCCTTAatttttttgtcctgcagatGTTGTGTCTGAGTCGTGTCTCTGTTGCCAAACCCGCCATCAAACCTTCCGACCTCCTGGAGGCCAGCAGGCTGTGTTTTGCTGACGCCAAGGCGAATATGCTCCATGGTGAAActctgaaatgaaaagaggaatGTCTTTAGAGTCAGTTTGCATCAGTTattaatcattttctttcccctcttttGTAGGTCTGTCCATCTTGGAGCTGTGCCTGATCATCGCCATGAAGCACCTCAACGACGTCTACGAAGGAGAGCCGTTCAACCTGCAAATGATTCACAACGGTACAAGTGGATAGTTGTTGGTTTGTCACTAATAAAAAAcctaaagataaaataaacaagagtGATTGAAAGCAACAGaaatgtgagaaagaaaaaacaattaacTCAAAACTTGGGAAaatttactttcttcttttcgGACTTGCAAGTACAAGAAGAGCAGTTTTAGTGGGTATAATGAAGGAAACATATAAAGGAGGATGAAGGAcgtaaaaactacaaaatcagcAAGAGGGAACAAAAGTGTATGATATGTTATTTCACCTGTCGCCTCCTTTCATTCAGAGTTTAAGAAGTTCCTGCAGAGGAAGTCAAACTCCATGTACAACTTTGAGCAGCCGGTCATCATGAAGGTCTGTATATCTAAAATCTTCTCTTCATTTaagcagatttaaaaagaaaaataataaatattgatattttatatgaaaTCATCCAACGTCCAAAGCAACTGCTCACTTATGCGTCTTTATCACCCTCAGGCCTTCGagcatctgcagcagctggagttgATCCGACCGGTCGACGGCTCCTCGGCTAAAACCCAGAGGGAATACCAGCTGATGAGACTCATGCTGGACCACAGTCAGATCATGGAGGCTCTGCAGAAGTACCCACAATGCCCCACCGACGTCAAGCAGTGGGCCATGTCGGCGTTCGGTTAGACGAAGTTAAGCCTCAGTGTTTGGAAAAGTTGATGCTAAAGAAAGAAGCTGttgatgtttctgtgatttttctTGGATTGGAGAAAAACGTGGCTGATGTCAGGTCTGGATGTGTAATCTActcaaccattatatttaacgCCTGGATTTGTTTATTGTATTAAATGATCAACTATCACCAAATAAAAAGTGTAAAGTCATTGATTCACAGGTGAGAAAGTAGGTCAAGTGCATCCATGAGCTGGAATGAAATTTGGAGgttttctattcatttttatGGGATGTTACTCGCTGCTTtcaactgattttattttagtaaTAGAGTGTCATGTGTTTCATCAGCAATATAAGAATGTTGAAGTAAAGTAGATTCACTTTTTGTCCAAACTATTCGGATTAGAATCAGATTACTAGAAGTATTTTTGCGATATATATTGTATTCTTAGAATAAAGTTACCAACGAGACCATCATCGCCGTGACTTTCCAAATATCCATCAGTGTGTGAGCAATTTCAAACACATgtgagttttctgttttcataagAGCTTTGAAAAAATGTGGAATTGATCAAATAAATTCTCAGCATATATATACTATTTTAAAATGACTACACTCATGAGAACATGAGAAGAGTAAGACATGTTATTTGATTTTAGTCTTTTTGCTGGAGTTCTGCTCAATGCTGCCATCAAATGGTGGATGTCTGCACAGCCACTCTCCCGGTCAGGGAGGACAGACCCTGAGAAAATAcagaacatactgtatatgcattAAACATGTCTATTAATACCAGTCAGAGCACCAGGCCTGTTATAGAGTTAGAGTTCAACATGCTTTAGTTGCATAAAACAAAGCAGCTTTAAATTCAGTTTAAGTCtcagtaataataatgtgtaaaagtgtaaaaaaggatacatttaaattaaatacaagttGAACTTCCaccatattttaatataaaaacaccCTGTTGAGTAATTCAAACTCGTGAATTGTATTTCATGTAGTTATTCATTCTAACCCTAATGGTACGTTTTCAAATAACGTTCGTAGAGATTTTCTCGATGATGGATGGtgtaataaattaatatatagttattgtatttagtttagtttgattAATGAATCAAAACGAATAGCTATTGAACCTAGAGTATCACTGCAGGTGAGGTTGACCTGTAGAAATATGACATCTGTCTACAGGTAAAAGTTTAAAATCGTATGTGAAATAATTTTTACTTCGGTGAATAAAATCTTCcctaattattttaaaattacaaaatgaaatccaaactAAATTGTCAAATCAAAAGCGTCTCACTTTAAACCACAGTTgtcaaataaacacaagtgCCTTCCAGACAATGTGTTTAAGTcggtgaaaaaaggaaaaaacatcaacattcacaatctaaaaacacatttatttacatcacGTGGATTTCTTCAGCTGATAAAAACCATGGCCGGCGAACATGAGCCGGGAGTCACAGCGCTGATCAAGGATCaattctgtctcctctgtgatAATGAGTCCAGGGGTTTCTGAATGTTTTCCTTCTATTATAATACTTGGCAAAGGGAATCTGCCTTCTCTCTGAACCTCCCTTGTCCCTTCACTGGGAGGccaaaaggtcagaggtcagggtgaGAAACCCTGGAGCTGGTAAAGACTCAACTCTTGCTCAAGAACACGCAGAGGGATTCTTTTTGTTGTCAATTTTCCAGTTTGAAATTCTATGCCTCGGTTTCTTATGTCCTATTTCACATTTTGATCAGTAACATAAAACGTAGAGTTTCAAGTTTGAGGAGTAAAGAAACAAGAGGTTTTcacaatttaataaaacaaccCAGTGAAGTTtcatgaacaaaataaatgatccGATTTATCACTTTTTCTTCCAGCTTTGAAAACCAGAAACCCTTTCAACGCCATTACCGTTAGAGGCTGCATTGGCAGATCCTGGAGCAGCGATGCAACTTCAACGCCTCGAGTAATGTGGGGTCAAAAATTCCTTAGtgtttttgtattctttttcttttgtagaAATTTCAGGCCTGACAACCAGACCCATCTTGCTGCCAAGATAGTCTTGGTGGCGAGGTCACCGGAGTTCAATGTTTCCTCTAAAATTCTTACCAACAAGTGGGAAAAAAGCAGGAGATTGAGATGCTGGAATGAAATACCTGTAGTGGATGATTGTACTATCACATATGGAGTATTGCAACTGCTCTTCAAGAGCTTCTGGGGTTCTTCAAAATACAACCATTAGGGGACCGAATCGGTTCCTTTTCGGAACGCCTGAGGCTTATcattcaaaacatttattttctgctgatGAATCCGTAAGtgctttctttctgtctttctttccaaCACAAGTGAGCCTCTAGCTTTCAGCTTACACAAAGCTCAacttaaaagttatttttcgCATAGTGACGGACATTTATCGCGCAGCCGGGCCAGACCCCACCCCCCGCTGCCGagtcataaaacacaagaaaaaagtaTACATGAATGtagaggaaacactgaagttCAACACGCACTTATAAAGATTCAGCTCAAGAGTATATAGTTGATACAGGTATTTATGATCTCATGTCTGTACAGATCCTAGACTGCTTAAAATAGTGGGGGCAACAAGACACAAATGTTTCACTGGTAGTTTATATGCACAGCAATGTGAGGGGCTGGGCCGGAACAGGTCGAGATAGAAAAAGACGTAAAGCCTGCACGCAGAGAAATCCATTCATACACCGTTTAATAACAAAGTTTTGATATTGAGTGGAGACAGCAGGTTTGTGAGGATAGTGACGTCCTGAGGGGAACCGAGGAGATGAAGCTCATCTGTAACCGTATAAATGGCGTGTGAATGGATCTCGTGCGTCCGTTTTACTCCTTTTCTTCAGCGACGGGGCACAATCACACGAAACCAGCCAGACGCAAAGCCCTCTAAAAGTTACACAGGGCCGGGCTCAATCCATCAAAGTACACACAATACTGGAATCCAGGAGTCTGAAGAACATTCATTCTCGGTCGTTTTTGTCCATAGACTGAATAGAAAGATGCATGTTACACTttatatctttttctttttagaatTAATGAAGTTTTTCCTGAATTACAACCGAAAACCCCccccaaacccccccccctcccgacaacaacaacaacaacgacaacCGTAAAACGTGCCAACTCTTGCAACATTATTCTGAGTTGCACCTGAGCTCTGATCCCCAAAACCTCAGgcctgtaaattaaaaaataaatacaatatatcaatatgcaaggtcacagattaaaaaaaaaaaaaaaaaaaaaaagagaaattaaaatgcTACAAgttatttgtttatgtgtgttgtgtgtgtgtgtgtgcattgaaAGTCACTCCTGCAGCTGATCCTACAGAAGTGTAGGGTAGTTTGCGGCACTGGTTGCATATAACTCGCTAAAACTTAGAAAAGCATAGTACTGAATCCCTGAATGGTATTTTGTCGGTTTGGGTCGGTTTCTCAGGCGCAGTTTAAACTCAAGCTGTCAAACTGAaatcaacatcttccactgtccCACAGTACCGGGGTGTGACCGCCAACCTACTGCTGGcacattatttgtttgtttgtgttttagttgTGGCTGATCACTATCAGCCACTTTGGCAGGTAACCAACCAAACATCTGGAggctttttaaaagaaatatccACGTGGTTGTTAAAATACTGGTGAGGACATAAACGTTGGGAGGAAAAACAGAGCAATACTCTtaatattgcaatactactacGCTGCATTCcttttaaagcaacattatgcAACATTTTTAGCTTGAAATAATCTTTTACTCCCACTGCTCCCCTGGAAGTCTATTCTTGCTCCATCTAACTTTGGTGATTGGACACGATCTGAATTATTCTGCAGAACagataaaaacacttaaaaaccaGTGTTTATATCCAATGTTACATTCTTTCCCCCCCTCttaatatgggctatacaaataaaatttgattgattggaTATTCAACTTATCTCCTTCAGGAGCTAGGGGATCATGGGTAAGAGCTTTGTTTACATAAAaaccatgtgtggctgcagagggcgctgccGCTCAGAAAAAGTTgaatagtgttgctttaaatgatCTTGCTCTTCTTAAGCCTTGTACAATAATGTCAAACTTTCACCGAAGATAATacgtaaaagtaaaaatgaagaaACTTCTTTTTAACCCTAATTTGCTTCGTCAGTCTCAAACTTATAAGAAACCGAAACTTTATCCCGATTCAGGAAATGTTTTATCTCTTTACAATGGAAGGAAACTAGtaattgtttcctctttttttgcCATACTTTCTACTCTCAAAGAAATCCCTGTGAGTGAGGTAGTACTTTTTGAAGGGCTGCTGGGGTTCGCCATACTGATCGTCCATAACTCTTCAAGCCTCACGCGGACCTAAGACGGCTGTTCCCGAATCGCAGTGAGTTGAAAAACAGCAAATGGAAGCAATACCGATGCAAATACTGTACCCGTGCTACAATAAGTAAATATGAAGGTGATGGCTTTGACTTCCTTCAGGTTTGCTGTGTTGGTGAAATAGTCTCAAACTTGCCGTTTCCTTTAGAGGTGAAGCAggaatcaaatttaatttaattgactTTTGTTTCCTCTATTTCCTGAATTTGTTGTTAGTCAGGGCAACTTTTAAAATTAAGCTGTTTAAGTTATTACAGTTGTGACAAAActgacataaataaaaaatctatcACAGGATAGATGGAAAATATGTAAGTGCTAAACTAATATAGCTTAGAATTCATCCAATTGATCGTTAATCAATtccattttttgtgttttgctttgctCCTGATTtcctcaataaaaacacatgcatacaaagAAAGCAGAATATGTTCCGGCCCCAAAAAAAACCGCTTGATTTTAAACAGCGATGCTGCGAAACCGTCCCAAAACTTGAGGAGAGACTGCAGGTCTGCCGGCACCAGTGTTCAATGTCcctcagaggaaaataaagactcaAAAATGTCATTGTTACCTTCACAACAATGACAGATACATCCGTTTTGCCTGACATCTACAAGAGTAACTAATATGGATACATAGAAATGGCAccaggatgagagagagaaagagaggttcCTCGTCTAACTGCGGTTTATAGCCATGCGCTTTTGGTTAGTGTCAGCAGGAGTACAGAAACATTAACATCAGCCCTGTGTGAGGAACATAAAACTGAACCTAACtagcagttgtttttttaagcaCATTTTGTATTTCGGGGAAAATAAAGCAGCTTGTGTCAAAATCCGAAGAAACACGTGAGATACAGGTTGTGTCAGAAACCACTCCTCCCTACGCAGCATGTAGGGAGATCCACGTGGACAGTCTGGGACACTTCTCGATTCAGTTTCTCTGCGCTGCAAGTGCTTCACTGTTGTATAACAATTCAAACTTGCCGTCAGAACATACTGAGCCCATTTTActgcataaataaaaagaaaatatttagcATCTGCTACAACTTTCAGGTATTTTCAATCAAATGCTTTTCTGACATgtcacatttcttcttttttttttctttcctctcgcCTGTCTGTCGTTTTGCTTTAATCCATAAAAAAgctcaatgcatgatggtatatatttcTTGGTTAATGACCATCGACTGTGCACTATTTTTcacgatgcattgtgggatacaAGAAGTCCACTACATAGGGTAATTCAATTATCACGAAACATTCGGACTATAGAGTGATTTCCGACACAGCTGTTT
The genomic region above belongs to Paralichthys olivaceus isolate ysfri-2021 chromosome 24, ASM2471397v2, whole genome shotgun sequence and contains:
- the orc4 gene encoding origin recognition complex subunit 4 codes for the protein MSKRKVQDAHLPVGECMTQVQKILRERLCHQRLPDKPEGIEAQHRHLLELLKRTAIHGESNSVLIVGPRGAGKTMLLRCVLRDLLEDKEAQKSLLQVHLNGLLQTDDRIALKEITRQLHLENVVGDKVFGSFAENLGFLLEALKKGDRSSSRPVLFILDEFDLFAHHKNQTLLYNLFDVSQSAQAPISVVGITCRLDVLELLEKRVKSRFSHRQIHLLSSATFARYVERVQTQLSVPDDFPDTKFAQEWNDGIKILCEDKSVEEVLQRHYNSSRDFRSMHMLLMLCLSRVSVAKPAIKPSDLLEASRLCFADAKANMLHGLSILELCLIIAMKHLNDVYEGEPFNLQMIHNEFKKFLQRKSNSMYNFEQPVIMKAFEHLQQLELIRPVDGSSAKTQREYQLMRLMLDHSQIMEALQKYPQCPTDVKQWAMSAFG